The following are encoded in a window of Planctomycetaceae bacterium genomic DNA:
- a CDS encoding DUF3108 domain-containing protein yields the protein MKNYKKIFCFTMAVVLSTLITLANAAAPKVVKTIPANGQQDVSPALAQITIEFDQDMDTGGMSICGGGPNYPQGGKAHWINNRTLVKDVKLQPNHEYEMSVNCPSYQNCKGTNGEPAEIYPLSFKTGSGSAKQNANASLQQSSVLLQQGIYAEETEGNLEKAMGIYTQILTDYTEVERIAARAAYQLGNCYLKKGDKETAAKYLEQVVTNFASQKTIAEKAQAQLDKIKPVDDVISRSYIIHYKAVDQSQDAFEIYRQNRADGVRTHHASRYTENGQTINSICTYTNEEKDKLIDAINKNSKLTLVKVESPKAAKLVQEMYNDIDANGLIHFKMPNKIKNDGSEPITTNGFINSDFVSLTKMYETNGTVIPFETTHEGNIYRYKITFNKPIMPGEEFTYFSEGTIRGLITSVVGQTNTFRYFMNHSPASGVPTLRKETYLLPKDAEVILTSPGMQQTAKDGRIELHVEKVIPPGGSILTEFQYKLAGATIAAAKPLKLEIAPWRENEMLRYDLKTMANAKIGEIIYTVDNILRTDNNDICRIESYISVAANNTQQFTQVDARIDDMTPIYGRTKNQLGYFEANYLPNKINLTIKTSSKSQNNEFTPQETVYDNEEALYLIRRMPLAENYTGKFNIFPVQSGAICQSEIKVTGKEQITVPAGTFDCFKIELAVYTNEIKALQHNVWISADKNKYLVKYDSGQAIMELSQIGFTTNVPNETTQEGVSFKLPVGWYSMINQQESGYKFSIQIISPQMESWAVLTAAQGEGITSMFSSPKQAAEEDIKVLKGYFKNYTVRENRWKDLTIDATPAAAYEADYEEKDSAMVEYRTYILGKSTVYWFVFRVEKDKFEANKADFDSIINSFRTNAK from the coding sequence ATGAAAAATTATAAAAAAATATTTTGTTTTACAATGGCTGTGGTTTTATCAACTTTAATTACTTTAGCAAATGCCGCTGCGCCAAAGGTCGTCAAAACAATCCCCGCAAACGGCCAGCAGGATGTATCGCCTGCACTGGCGCAGATTACTATCGAATTCGACCAGGATATGGACACCGGCGGAATGTCAATTTGCGGCGGCGGACCAAATTATCCGCAAGGCGGCAAAGCACATTGGATAAACAATAGAACGCTTGTAAAGGATGTCAAACTCCAGCCAAATCACGAATATGAAATGAGCGTGAATTGTCCGAGCTATCAGAATTGCAAAGGCACCAACGGCGAACCGGCGGAAATTTATCCGCTGTCGTTCAAAACCGGTTCAGGCTCGGCAAAGCAAAACGCAAACGCGTCTTTGCAGCAATCTTCCGTTCTGCTCCAGCAGGGAATTTACGCCGAGGAAACCGAGGGTAATCTCGAAAAAGCAATGGGAATTTACACGCAAATTCTTACGGATTACACCGAGGTTGAACGCATCGCTGCAAGAGCGGCATATCAGCTTGGCAACTGTTATTTAAAAAAAGGCGACAAGGAAACCGCCGCTAAATACCTTGAGCAGGTAGTAACCAATTTTGCATCACAAAAAACAATCGCCGAAAAAGCACAGGCACAACTTGATAAAATTAAACCAGTGGACGATGTAATTTCCAGAAGTTATATCATCCACTACAAGGCCGTTGATCAATCACAGGATGCCTTTGAAATATACAGGCAAAATCGTGCTGACGGTGTCAGAACACATCATGCAAGCCGCTATACAGAGAATGGCCAAACAATAAACAGCATTTGCACATATACAAACGAAGAAAAAGACAAACTAATAGATGCAATCAACAAAAATAGCAAATTGACGCTGGTAAAAGTAGAATCACCAAAAGCCGCAAAACTTGTACAGGAAATGTACAACGATATAGATGCAAATGGTTTGATACATTTTAAAATGCCGAACAAAATCAAAAATGATGGTTCAGAGCCAATTACAACTAATGGCTTCATCAATTCCGATTTTGTTTCATTAACGAAAATGTATGAGACTAACGGCACAGTGATACCATTTGAAACAACTCATGAAGGCAATATCTATCGTTATAAAATCACATTCAATAAACCAATAATGCCGGGCGAGGAATTTACATATTTTAGTGAAGGCACAATAAGAGGCCTGATAACATCGGTCGTCGGCCAGACAAACACTTTCAGATATTTTATGAATCATTCCCCCGCCTCTGGCGTACCGACTTTGCGTAAAGAAACATATCTGTTGCCAAAAGACGCAGAAGTTATTTTGACAAGTCCGGGTATGCAGCAGACTGCAAAAGACGGCAGAATTGAACTGCACGTTGAAAAAGTAATCCCTCCCGGCGGAAGTATTTTAACTGAATTTCAATATAAACTCGCCGGAGCAACAATCGCTGCAGCCAAACCTCTAAAACTTGAGATTGCGCCATGGCGTGAAAACGAGATGCTTCGTTATGATTTAAAAACCATGGCTAATGCGAAAATCGGCGAAATAATATATACCGTTGATAATATTCTGCGAACAGATAACAACGATATATGCCGAATTGAATCTTATATAAGCGTTGCGGCAAACAACACGCAGCAATTTACGCAGGTAGATGCAAGGATTGATGATATGACTCCAATCTACGGCAGAACTAAAAATCAGTTGGGATATTTTGAGGCAAATTATCTGCCAAATAAAATAAATTTAACAATAAAGACATCTTCAAAATCGCAGAACAACGAATTTACTCCGCAGGAAACTGTTTATGACAATGAAGAAGCATTGTATCTCATCCGCAGAATGCCGCTGGCAGAGAATTATACCGGGAAATTCAATATCTTTCCCGTTCAAAGTGGTGCAATTTGCCAGTCTGAAATCAAAGTTACAGGTAAAGAGCAAATTACTGTACCAGCCGGTACTTTCGATTGTTTTAAAATCGAATTGGCCGTCTATACCAACGAAATAAAAGCATTGCAGCATAACGTTTGGATATCAGCGGATAAAAACAAATATCTGGTCAAATATGATTCAGGTCAGGCAATCATGGAATTGTCACAAATCGGCTTTACGACAAATGTTCCAAATGAAACGACGCAGGAAGGTGTCTCATTTAAACTTCCGGTCGGATGGTACAGCATGATAAATCAGCAGGAAAGCGGATATAAATTCTCAATCCAAATTATCAGTCCGCAAATGGAAAGTTGGGCAGTATTGACAGCCGCACAAGGTGAAGGTATTACATCAATGTTCAGTTCGCCGAAACAGGCAGCCGAGGAAGATATCAAGGTTTTGAAAGGTTATTTCAAAAACTATACTGTAAGAGAAAACAGATGGAAGGATTTGACTATCGATGCGACGCCGGCAGCAGCTTATGAGGCCGACTACGAAGAAAAAGACTCCGCGATGGTTGAGTATCGAACATATATTCTCGGTAAATCAACTGTTTACTGGTTTGTATTTCGCGTTGAAAAAGATAAATTCGAAGCAAATAAGGCAGATTTCGATTCCATAATTAACAGTTTCAGAACCAATGCAAAATAA
- a CDS encoding HAMP domain-containing histidine kinase — protein sequence MQNKIKNSNQLRWVILLLAIAVILPTACLLWFMTQAVRNERLAIRQKLIDSYTARGQEIFKKATENFTNDTNNFSSTVQYVPQKFSIPSEALQKAKKLEFTDGDITGALAEYEKNKIYSDPAVVYVGLIGQARCLKYLHRYDEAINICRQCIDTQYFNDEQKAKAGLLLIDLYRKTNNQDLQKELKRLFTVNLSIPTETQVFILDRLTKIANEENLTQNLPKEILSAQKFIDSANLTIAATDFLDKNNITTEPNESFFKIATAPPMYGIYQNKNLLLVTQEKMTQFWQKSIDDFTDNLVFCKIHDDTGTIINKNTTDGELFSTLKLSNNFTGWKTELYLRSGVFKEAADKKRVIYIWVASIVIILMLASTLLASSAVLKQAKLNKLKNDFIATITHELKTPLASTRLLVDTLLENKCQNKQQEMEYLQLIAKENARLGRLIDNFLTFSRMERNKQVFEITKTSPVEIATAAAEAMHAKFENANVHFTLDIAKPMPMVNADKDAITTVLVNLLDNAYKYSNENKQIELNVFVEDSNVCFVVKDNGIGMTRRQMNKVFDKFYQADSSLSRKVEGTGLGLSIVKFIVDAHKGKISVESKIAKGSEFIVRIPTV from the coding sequence ATGCAAAATAAAATTAAAAATTCGAATCAACTTCGGTGGGTAATATTGCTGCTTGCGATAGCGGTGATACTGCCCACTGCCTGTTTGCTTTGGTTTATGACGCAGGCGGTCAGAAACGAACGTTTGGCGATACGGCAAAAGCTTATCGACAGCTATACCGCACGCGGGCAGGAAATTTTCAAAAAAGCGACAGAAAATTTTACAAACGATACAAATAATTTTTCGTCAACCGTTCAATATGTTCCGCAAAAATTTTCCATTCCATCTGAAGCACTGCAAAAAGCAAAAAAACTTGAATTTACTGACGGCGATATCACCGGTGCCCTTGCGGAATACGAAAAAAACAAAATTTATTCCGACCCTGCGGTTGTTTATGTTGGCTTAATCGGGCAGGCTAGGTGTCTGAAATATTTACACAGATACGATGAGGCAATTAATATCTGCCGACAGTGCATTGACACACAATATTTCAATGATGAGCAAAAAGCAAAAGCGGGATTATTGTTAATTGATTTGTATCGTAAAACAAACAATCAGGACTTGCAAAAAGAGCTAAAACGACTGTTTACCGTAAATTTGTCGATTCCAACGGAAACACAGGTGTTCATTTTAGACAGGCTGACTAAAATAGCAAATGAGGAAAATCTCACACAAAATCTGCCGAAGGAAATCCTTTCTGCTCAAAAGTTCATCGACTCGGCAAATTTAACTATTGCCGCGACTGATTTCCTGGACAAAAACAACATTACAACCGAACCGAACGAATCGTTTTTCAAAATCGCAACTGCCCCGCCGATGTACGGCATATATCAGAATAAAAATCTTCTTTTGGTTACGCAAGAGAAGATGACGCAGTTCTGGCAAAAGAGCATCGACGATTTTACAGACAATTTGGTTTTCTGCAAAATCCATGACGATACAGGAACAATAATTAATAAAAATACGACCGATGGTGAATTATTTTCAACTCTGAAACTAAGTAATAATTTCACCGGCTGGAAAACTGAACTTTATCTTCGTTCCGGCGTTTTTAAAGAAGCCGCCGACAAAAAAAGAGTCATTTATATCTGGGTCGCTTCAATTGTGATTATTCTGATGCTCGCAAGCACACTTCTGGCAAGCTCGGCGGTTTTAAAACAGGCAAAACTCAACAAGCTCAAAAACGATTTCATCGCAACCATTACGCACGAACTAAAAACTCCGTTGGCGTCAACTCGCCTGCTGGTCGATACGCTTTTGGAAAACAAATGCCAAAACAAGCAGCAGGAGATGGAATATTTGCAGCTTATCGCGAAAGAAAACGCCCGCCTTGGTCGGCTGATTGATAATTTCCTGACATTCAGCCGAATGGAACGCAACAAGCAGGTTTTTGAAATTACAAAGACAAGCCCTGTCGAAATCGCAACCGCTGCCGCCGAGGCAATGCACGCGAAATTTGAAAACGCCAATGTGCACTTCACGCTCGATATCGCCAAGCCTATGCCGATGGTAAACGCCGACAAAGACGCGATAACAACAGTACTTGTAAATTTGCTCGATAACGCGTATAAATACTCGAACGAAAATAAGCAGATTGAACTGAATGTATTCGTTGAAGATTCAAACGTTTGCTTTGTGGTAAAGGATAATGGTATTGGAATGACGCGGAGGCAGATGAATAAAGTGTTTGATAAATTTTATCAGGCCGATAGCTCCCTGTCCCGCAAAGTCGAGGGAACAGGTCTTGGCCTTTCGATAGTTAAATTTATCGTCGATGCGCATAAAGGCAAAATCAGCGTCGAAAGTAAAATCGCAAAAGGAAGTGAATTTATCGTCAGGATACCAACTGTATAA
- a CDS encoding DUF1648 domain-containing protein: protein MRKIHWITIVIILLIPISGILFYPYMPEKMGTHWQFSKTPDGYMDKFSGTFVTALICIASPAFLLFINIAVSVLADKNKSKSIALFFMDYFTLILSLFLAGSYIAVLIWNCGVDFSVPIFMSTGVAVLIISILMLIISLMRQQQKSESSAITENINFSDGKYKDSLIEISGNNMIFKDYYFPMGSKKVNLSQVDYVKALKPTVWNGKWRMHGTGDLLFRIWFPADYNRPNRDMIFILKIKNKWTKVGFTVENSKAVSVFFKTKGLLRQNN, encoded by the coding sequence ATGCGGAAAATTCATTGGATAACTATCGTTATTATTTTGCTCATTCCTATTAGCGGAATTTTATTTTATCCATATATGCCTGAAAAAATGGGAACACACTGGCAATTCAGCAAAACCCCCGACGGCTATATGGATAAATTTTCCGGAACATTCGTAACCGCGTTAATTTGCATTGCGTCACCGGCATTTTTATTGTTTATAAACATCGCTGTTTCCGTATTAGCAGATAAAAACAAATCAAAAAGCATCGCCCTGTTTTTCATGGATTATTTCACTTTAATTTTATCCTTGTTTTTGGCAGGCTCATATATCGCTGTGCTCATTTGGAACTGCGGCGTGGATTTCAGTGTTCCAATTTTTATGAGCACAGGTGTCGCTGTATTAATAATATCGATTTTGATGTTAATCATATCCCTTATGCGTCAGCAGCAAAAATCGGAATCTTCTGCAATCACTGAAAATATAAATTTTTCCGACGGCAAATATAAAGACAGCCTGATTGAAATCTCCGGCAATAATATGATTTTCAAAGATTATTATTTCCCGATGGGCAGTAAAAAGGTGAATCTTTCGCAGGTGGATTATGTTAAGGCTCTTAAGCCCACGGTTTGGAATGGCAAATGGCGAATGCATGGCACAGGAGATTTACTTTTCAGAATCTGGTTTCCGGCCGATTATAACAGGCCAAACAGAGATATGATTTTCATATTGAAAATAAAAAATAAATGGACAAAAGTCGGCTTCACAGTTGAAAACTCAAAAGCAGTATCAGTTTTTTTTAAGACAAAAGGATTGTTAAGACAAAATAATTAA
- a CDS encoding response regulator transcription factor yields METVLIIEDDSSMMRGLKDNFAYAGYNVLTAMDGEKGLEAALNAKPDLILLDIMLPKINGFEICRLIRKENLDMPIIMLTAKGEESDIILGLNLGADDYVTKPFSIKELLARAAAFLRRRKHKEKESFKFGDFQFDISARKLSKKGKEIELSPKEYKLLEFFLKKQGKALTRDEILNAVWGYNSFTGHRSVDRFVTTLRNKIEPDADNPVFIHTLREIGYKFLD; encoded by the coding sequence ATGGAAACAGTTTTAATAATAGAAGATGATTCATCGATGATGCGAGGCTTGAAGGATAACTTCGCTTATGCCGGATATAATGTTTTAACCGCAATGGACGGCGAAAAAGGGCTTGAAGCTGCGCTGAATGCAAAGCCGGATTTGATTCTTCTCGATATTATGCTGCCGAAGATTAACGGCTTTGAAATTTGCAGATTGATACGCAAAGAAAATCTCGATATGCCGATTATAATGCTGACCGCCAAAGGCGAAGAATCGGATATAATCCTCGGCCTCAATCTCGGCGCAGATGATTATGTTACAAAGCCATTCAGTATTAAAGAGCTTCTGGCAAGAGCGGCCGCGTTTTTACGTCGCAGGAAACACAAAGAAAAGGAAAGTTTTAAATTCGGTGATTTTCAGTTCGATATTTCCGCCAGAAAACTCTCGAAAAAAGGAAAAGAAATCGAGCTATCGCCCAAGGAATATAAGCTGCTGGAATTTTTCCTCAAAAAGCAGGGGAAAGCGCTGACCCGTGATGAAATATTGAACGCCGTTTGGGGCTATAACAGCTTTACAGGCCATCGCAGCGTTGACAGATTCGTAACAACCCTGCGAAATAAAATCGAACCCGACGCGGACAATCCCGTCTTTATCCACACACTCCGCGAAATCGGCTATAAATTTTTAGATTGA
- a CDS encoding class I SAM-dependent methyltransferase codes for MEHKKVAEYWNQNAEAWTKLSRMGCDIYRDHLNTPAFFEILPDINGLNGLDIGCGEGHNTRKAAQLGAKMSAIDISSEFIKYAKESEAKEPLGIEYKEANAIALPFEDNTFNFAIANMSFMDIPETDKAIKEAYRILKPDGFLQFSISHPCFHTPKWEWLTGENGKPIALKCGDYFHEFNGETEEWIFSAAPDELKNKYPKFKIPRFMMPLSKWLNLLIETGFALDKFYEPTPNDETVKKFPSLSYTQVVAWFLIIRCRK; via the coding sequence ATGGAACATAAAAAAGTAGCTGAATATTGGAATCAAAACGCCGAGGCATGGACAAAACTTTCCCGAATGGGCTGCGATATTTATCGTGACCATTTAAACACGCCCGCCTTTTTCGAGATACTACCCGATATAAATGGCTTGAACGGTCTGGACATCGGTTGCGGCGAAGGACACAACACACGCAAAGCCGCACAGCTTGGCGCAAAAATGTCCGCTATTGACATCAGTTCTGAATTTATAAAATATGCCAAAGAATCGGAAGCAAAAGAACCGCTCGGCATTGAATACAAAGAAGCAAACGCAATTGCACTGCCATTTGAAGATAATACATTTAATTTCGCGATTGCAAATATGAGTTTTATGGACATACCAGAAACGGATAAAGCCATAAAAGAAGCATATCGAATCTTAAAGCCTGACGGATTTCTCCAGTTTTCAATCAGTCACCCCTGTTTTCACACACCGAAATGGGAATGGTTGACAGGCGAAAACGGCAAACCGATCGCTTTAAAATGTGGCGATTATTTTCACGAATTTAACGGTGAAACTGAAGAATGGATATTCAGTGCTGCGCCGGATGAATTGAAAAATAAATATCCGAAATTTAAAATACCTCGTTTTATGATGCCTTTGAGCAAATGGCTCAATTTGCTTATTGAAACAGGTTTCGCTCTCGATAAATTTTATGAGCCAACGCCCAATGATGAAACTGTCAAAAAATTTCCTTCACTTTCGTACACACAGGTTGTAGCATGGTTTTTGATAATTAGATGCAGAAAATAA
- a CDS encoding DUF4097 domain-containing protein, translated as MKKMIYTIVIIGGLFFVGCNLKEKYTRTVEMPLPISNGQKLIVSTDVGSITICESNLPQPKFNAEIIGKGETVEEAQKVAESINITVENNISGSVSLVIKKPVEIKSDWFSVNYTIYTPANVNLDCKTDVGNININNIKGDIVASCDVGNINCANVSGKLDLKTDVGDIRTDYTPAAGITDARLSTDVGSIHFKGPENMSANIDAATDVGNINSDQPGVKKKDGCEEKFDGTIGKGEGDVRLRTDVGSINIK; from the coding sequence ATGAAAAAAATGATTTACACGATTGTAATTATTGGCGGCCTGTTTTTTGTCGGCTGTAACCTCAAAGAAAAATATACCCGAACGGTTGAAATGCCTTTACCAATCAGTAATGGGCAAAAATTGATTGTCAGCACGGATGTCGGCTCAATTACCATTTGCGAAAGCAACCTGCCGCAGCCGAAATTCAATGCGGAAATTATCGGCAAGGGCGAAACCGTCGAAGAAGCCCAAAAAGTCGCCGAGAGCATTAACATAACGGTTGAAAACAACATCAGCGGCAGTGTGAGCCTCGTAATCAAAAAGCCGGTCGAAATAAAAAGCGATTGGTTTTCCGTGAATTATACGATTTATACTCCCGCAAACGTAAATCTCGACTGCAAAACAGACGTCGGCAATATAAACATCAACAACATCAAAGGCGATATCGTCGCATCGTGCGATGTCGGCAATATCAATTGCGCAAATGTCAGCGGAAAATTAGATTTGAAAACCGATGTAGGAGATATTCGCACAGACTACACGCCGGCCGCAGGCATCACTGACGCCAGATTATCCACAGACGTCGGCAGCATCCATTTTAAAGGCCCGGAAAATATGTCTGCTAATATTGATGCAGCCACTGACGTAGGCAATATCAATTCCGACCAGCCCGGCGTAAAGAAAAAAGACGGTTGCGAAGAAAAATTTGACGGCACTATCGGCAAAGGTGAAGGCGATGTAAGATTGCGAACCGATGTCGGCTCGATAAATATTAAATAA
- a CDS encoding flippase-like domain-containing protein, which yields MATKKKANKHTANLIRLLIAAAALCFAFKGVNIKELIGNFSKLNVSVIIAAIALSLAGQLIFVFRWLLLLRAQQIAISYIQAVKLHFLGLFYNNCLPSSVGGDALRAWYVTKHTDKKLEAVLSVFVDRCIGTFCTFSLIFLAYWLIPSGDSGTHLDFQFNIVSLLIKLVIGVVGLLVLAALTLFIMFKSRKFRPKLLMYGFIFMMKWKMWRNQIVNAVKLYCSKPLTLFFAILLGFVCQSLPIFGLYLVGRNLGIEAHVKYYYVFFPLSWVIGVIPISVGGAGVMELGLKGLFSQVAQVTTEQGLGLGLAQRIIWLLTSIPGVIIHITGKHLPKDQRVEPDSLQ from the coding sequence TTGGCGACAAAAAAGAAAGCAAATAAACACACGGCAAATCTTATCAGGCTTCTGATAGCGGCGGCAGCTTTATGTTTTGCGTTCAAAGGCGTAAATATAAAAGAACTTATCGGTAATTTCAGCAAGCTGAATGTGTCTGTCATTATCGCCGCGATTGCGCTTAGTCTGGCAGGGCAATTAATTTTTGTTTTTCGATGGCTGCTCCTGCTGCGCGCCCAGCAAATTGCAATTTCCTATATTCAGGCAGTCAAACTTCACTTCCTCGGTTTGTTTTATAATAATTGTCTGCCGAGTTCCGTCGGCGGCGACGCTCTTCGCGCGTGGTATGTTACGAAGCATACGGATAAAAAACTTGAAGCAGTGTTGAGCGTTTTTGTTGACAGGTGCATCGGGACGTTTTGTACGTTCAGTCTGATTTTTCTGGCTTACTGGCTCATACCATCCGGCGATAGCGGGACGCATCTGGATTTTCAATTTAATATCGTATCTCTTTTAATCAAACTCGTAATCGGCGTTGTCGGGCTTTTAGTGCTGGCTGCGCTGACGCTGTTTATTATGTTCAAGAGCCGAAAATTTCGGCCTAAGCTGCTGATGTACGGTTTTATTTTTATGATGAAGTGGAAGATGTGGCGCAATCAAATTGTAAATGCGGTAAAATTATATTGCAGCAAGCCGTTGACGCTGTTTTTCGCGATACTGCTTGGCTTTGTATGTCAGTCGCTTCCGATTTTCGGTTTGTATTTAGTCGGCAGGAATCTGGGCATCGAAGCGCACGTCAAATATTATTATGTTTTCTTTCCGCTGTCGTGGGTCATCGGCGTTATTCCAATCAGCGTGGGCGGGGCGGGCGTTATGGAACTCGGACTTAAAGGGCTGTTCAGTCAGGTCGCACAGGTTACGACAGAGCAGGGGCTTGGTCTTGGTCTTGCGCAGCGAATTATCTGGCTGCTGACTTCAATCCCCGGCGTGATTATTCACATCACCGGAAAACATCTGCCCAAAGACCAAAGAGTCGAGCCGGATAGTTTGCAGTAG
- the hisI gene encoding phosphoribosyl-AMP cyclohydrolase has protein sequence MSANKEIELGTNFEPKFDANGLITAISQDANTGDVLMVAYMNKEALDLTIQTGNAVFYSRSRKKLWKKGEESGHVQKVKQILADCDQDCLILKVEVDQGQCHVGYQSCFYRALKKGTKAELEFIAEKVYDPEQAYKKK, from the coding sequence TTGTCAGCAAATAAAGAAATCGAGTTGGGCACGAATTTTGAACCGAAATTTGACGCAAACGGCCTTATCACAGCCATTTCGCAGGACGCAAACACCGGCGACGTTCTAATGGTCGCGTATATGAATAAAGAGGCTTTGGATTTGACAATCCAGACCGGCAACGCTGTATTTTACAGTCGCAGCAGAAAGAAACTCTGGAAGAAAGGCGAGGAAAGCGGCCACGTCCAGAAAGTAAAACAGATTTTAGCAGACTGCGACCAGGATTGTTTGATTTTGAAAGTTGAAGTTGACCAGGGACAGTGCCACGTCGGTTATCAATCGTGCTTTTACAGAGCATTGAAAAAAGGCACAAAAGCAGAACTGGAATTCATCGCAGAAAAAGTGTACGACCCCGAACAGGCATACAAGAAAAAATAA